GTCTTCGTTTAACTGTGTTCAGCACCCTAGAACATGCACAAAGTATTAtggacaattaaaaacacaatacCAGTCTCTGTTGTGGTATTGCGATATTTGCATAATTGGAAGCTGTCATATTTTTTAGCATATTATGATTATGAGTTGGATGGCCAGGGACGCTACGACCCATTTGATCTTGAACGGTCAGAACCAAACGACCAGAAGCAACGACTGAGAAGAATGACTGGTTATTTTAACCTCAATATAATCCCAGACGATTCATGCTGACATGGGGATGGGCCTTGTAATTTGGCAATTGAAACCTAATGTAAGAATGTAAAAAGAAGTACATACAATGCTCTAGAAATCATATTTGTAAACAAGTTTCTGATAAAATTATTCTGCTACTGTGAAATTCTCTTCCCAAAAGATAAAAGAGAATTTAATGTAATTACTTTCACGGCCACTAGCATcttatgtttttatattttgtgttcaAAATGTTACATCCCAATCAATAAATAATTCTGGTTAACCTCGTGCCGTTATAGTATATTCGATCTATGAAGGTAGAATtggtgcttaagcagacaaaACTCATCACCCCTTCCCCTATCTAGGGAACATGCTCCTTCTTATTAGTGGACTATACGAATTAATTCAATTCGGAGTCCTTCAAGGCTGCTATATGCTTACAGCATTGTATTCACTGACATAATGATAGTTACACAAAGAGGACAACGGCTTTGTTTGAAAGGAAATGTCGAATTTGTTGTTTCGGGTGCAATGGTTCTGATCCGTTATAGTTTGACTCGGAGTCCGTTTCAAATTAATCTGGAATCCGAATCAAAATGTCAACAGGCGTCACATTAATTACGACATAGAGAGTCCTGGTCAGACTGACCCATGGCCGGATTGGGCCCTGGGACCTGGAATGTAGGTAGATACTTAATACAATGTGTTGGGATCCGGAGTTCAGGTCAATTCTGCCATGAGGGATTATTAGAGTGTAGAGAATGCAGAGTGCATCTGTTTGAGAGAGTGATGGTGCACAGCAATTTCAACCTCGTgtttacaaaaaacataaataataagtTTAAGCTTTTCAAACGCGGGGATAAAGTACAAGGCTCAATCTCTCAATTTAGCACTGACCTATTCTCTTCATAAAAAATTCAGGAGaacaatataattataataatgttaaCTGCCGATTTGTAACACTTCGGGGTCCTTGACGCACAGCTAGACGTTAATTCAAACGAAATTATGTTTTAATAATTCATAACATTGTGTAGCTTTCTATTTTTCCTGTAAGTGGCTAAGTCTCTGCAACAGCACGTTATAAAGTACATGAACCTCTTCGCCGTCGACATACAGACGCCAACATGGTTAACACCTGTTCTATAATGCAACTTTCAGAACCATGAAGTCAAAATATTATactcaacagagggcgcaatatccttttccagttatttacctttaatttattttcataaatttgttgttttaggcATATtcttggatacaccaagtgagaacctTTGACAACcaagggtgtccagtgtctttacaaaCCTTTACACAATACCAAAACCAATCATATCAAGCATTGGCTTGAATACTCAGATTTAACCATAATTAGCcagtattatataacacccaagcagatccttgccatgtgattggaggattgtccgtcacgtgatagaaataaaagtaccattgcacgctgagtcactcaccgtgctttttcgttccatccgaaaagtaccattgcacgctggcagcgtgcaatggtacttttcggatggaacgaaaaagctgagtaaaaacatcactgcgtgcgcgtgtctttggtaacgcagcaggtgttactgcaagaaggcatagtaaaattactagcattcagcttctacagttgaaattgtttgttttgaaagttgtatctttcaatcaaaatgacaaagatctacttggatgttatataaaacaaataatgaatgtttttcattcgtgcaatggtgcgaatatgttcattcgttgaaagctggaatgttccattcaactcggctccgcctcgttgaatagaacattttatataacacccaagcagatccttgccatttgattggaggattgtccgtcacgtgatagcaaataaaagtaccattgcacgctgagtcactcgccgtgctttttcgttccatccgaaaagtaccattgcacgctggcacgctgccagcgtgcaatggtacttttcggatggaacgaaaaagctgagtaaaaacatcactgcgtgcgcgtgtctttggtaacgcagcaggtgttactgcaagaaagcatagtaaaattaagcattcggcttctacagttgaaattgtttgttttggaagttgtttctttcaatcaaaatgacaaagttctacttggatgttatataaaacaaataatgaatgtttttcattcgtgcaatggtgcgaatatgttcattcgttgaaagctggaatgttccattcaactcggctccgcctcgttgaatagaacattccatctttcaactcatgaacatattcgcaccattgcactcataaacattcattatgtgtataccatctttcaactcatgaacatattcgcaccattgcactcataaacattcattatgtgtatactaataaGCACAACTCATTCTGTCTGATTCAAATAACACCAAAGACAAACAGCGGTACATTCCCCCTGTGGATCTCTTCTACTGATTTTAAATTGGAAATTATTTCAATCTGGATTCAAGGTGACTTGAATACACACTGTAATGCTGATAGGATATTCCTGAAGGAATAGTACATGATTGCTTTTGGACATACTAATTAATTGTCTTTCTAGTTTGCAACCATTAATAGGGGAACACAAACCCATGATACGAGCATATTAAAaatgtctgccattttgtatgAAGGTTTTATTAATATCCATATGTTAGACTCTCGACCAATAAAATTTATATAATAACGGtggtataacaataataaataactccCCAAATTACAGACAGTAGCCgtgcatgacgtcatttcaaGTGGTGGATAGCAGCTATCTGATGAACGAAAAGTCGGCATGAGTAAAACTTCCATTTTTAAGTTCAACACTTGGTTGTTTTCATTCTCAGGTAATCAGCATGGTTGCATTGACGAGGGATGAGCCCCAGAAGGATTGGATGCCAGCCAGCATCATGTGGTGTGCCATAAGTGTCACTCTTCTCAACCCAATCCTGCTATGTCTCATATGTCAACGATACCGGAAGAGCTATACTAAGCTTGGGATGTGCCTAGCCGAGGCGTGTGGATGCTCAGACAGCAGCGTGACAGACACTACAGTCGGTAAGACTAGCGGCCAGGGCGGCCTATTGTTCTGTACTGAAAACTGCCAAATCCTATTTTGAGGGGAGCCTACGTTGCAACACTTCTCATCCGCCACTGTGGGAGGTGTGGTCAACGGCGGTAATAATGATGTTGATTTCGGGCTTCCtttccctttttgaaataatcctcCAATAGAAGATTAAAAACATAGTTTCATCTCAAGACAGGAACTGGCAGTGTTTAACagtacaacccccccccccccccccaatgtgcGGGCGTGCGTGAATGAACAAACAAGTACAATCATTCCAAATATCAAGTTACGGAGAAACTCATATAAAGGTGTTGATGCAGCTTTGATTTTTGGAAGAGTACGTTTAGAGTTTAAAGTACTTCAAGTTGCATGGCCCTATTTTCGCCGGaatcatttatttttctttataaaCGAATTTTGTTCAGATGATGCTGTTTCAAAGTGAAaagtatgggtgcgttcgtttagcttccgcGGGTCggtgggtcgaccccggtcttccctcggtgcgtttgaatagctgtgacgtcattccagggtcAGCTCACAGTTCCCTGCTTgtagagtgggtcacttgggggctggcccgagttgcatgacgtcactacaagagcggtgagtgatcgttcgtttagctcttgtcaggggctcacccgagtgagcaccgcggggtagacccagcgaagctaatcgaacgcaccctatataatAACTTTTTCATAATAACTTTTTCATAATAACTGTGCACAATTCACAAATTACATCTAACCTGCTAAATTGTTTATATGCGGCTAATGGACATGAAGCAGATAGATGGTCCTTAGCAGATTGTTTCGTCCAATAGGCTTAAAGTCAGACCTATTATAGAATGTTTCAAGCAATGAAAGGTCATCACTTTTTTAAGCATTCCATTTATGTTGGTCGGCTTTTTCCAAGAAAGTCACTGCTCAAAGTCTGAAACTGGGCAGATCTTTAGCTTGTACATTGAAATAATGATAATTCCACCTTTTGATTACCCCTAGAGTTCTAGAATCAAATGAGCTTGTATGAACAATATCCATTACACCAGAGAAGAAGATCAAAGAACCTGACTTATTTCACTTTCTTTGAAAAGTCTGAAATCAGAACTAAAATCAGAAATGTCCTTTTATGAGGAAAATACAATGCTGGCTTAATATATGAATACGCATTCATTTCATCCACCTCGTTCTCAAGAAATCATAAGTAGCGTATTTTGTCACTCCTTTGAATTTgattataacaaaaaaacatattttttgttgcCTACATTGCTATAAATTTATAACACCAATAGTTAAGTCTGTTTTCACAATACAGTTTTTGATTTTCTTCCTTAAATAACTGTTTTTATTATGGCTCTATGTTGATCATTGattggattttgtttcttcaactgTAGTCGAAAGCCACTTCAGTTTGGTTGTAATTTTCTAGACACCATAGTTTGGATATTAAGTTTGGTGTATGCAATATATGCAAGGGGTATACCGTGCAACTCATGATCTGCGCATACTCTCTGAACAATAAAACCAGCCACACGCttcaaaattatcaaaaaattataataattacaaGTGCATCAATCATAGCTCTATTTTGTATCCTAGTTATTGTTTGATATGTCATTCAAGAGAGTACTTGAGAGTCGCTAGGTCTCGTGTATCACCATAGCTGAGTATACTCAATCATTGAGGTAGATTAGTTTCGGTTAAGGGTGCTGTGCACTTCCAGTAGACGATTCATGTATTTACCTTTGACCTCAAATGTCTAAGGTTGTGCGACACAAGTCATTATATGAATCTCACACTTGTAATGCCTCAATCCGgttaatacttcctgcgaacTCGAAAGCGATACttattttgacgtcacaaatcacaaatttgcaacgaattaTTCGGAGGAGTGTAATTTAATGTGCTCAACCCCTGCAAAACATTAGCTGGGAAGAGtcttgtgacgtcaagattcgtaTCGCAtgcgcaggaagtatgaatcgtgGGTCAATCTGCTAAACAACTTCATGTGCCAGAAAATGTGCATAGCTTAGCGTCCCCGTGGCCAAGTTTCATACCAGCCTGTATAAACAAGCTAACCACATAatagttttgcttagcataaacaggttaccagccacaattaCATCAAGttcacattgttgtgactgttgCCCACTAactgtttgcttagcaaagagtTTTGTCAACCAATGTTTTCTCCTAAACAGCTTTTTCGAATGGGCCTCTTACCTAGATTCGGCTTTATAACGTATATGGACGACTGGGTGCGCTGTATCTTAATTAAGGCACGCTGTGGCTTTTTTGGACTTGGTTTAACATTCTTAATAGTCACAAGTAGTTTGAATGTAACAACGAAGTGCACATGAAAGCTGGTTGTTTCAATATGCTACCCtaattttaatgaaaacatGCCGAACACCAAGCCAAACGGCAACACTGCGTGAGAGGTGAGGGAAATACAGAAAATTAGATTAAGTTCAGATCCTTTCAAATTTTGGCACATTATACTGGATCGTGATTCGGCAGGCTTTCAAAAAGCTTCTCAGCTAGACACTTAAATATAAACGTAAGATCGGGAAAATAGATTTACAATATTTTCAGTTTATGtcaagaaaaatgttttatatttttaataatgttatCTGCTACGTAATAAACCGCAGTTCTCACTTTGACTTTAATTTTAGGGAATTTATAGAAAAAATACGTTCTTCTTAAAACCAATTATTTGCAAACTCTTTGTACTCAAACTCTGTAAAAACTTTAACTGATTGcaaactcttggtggcgcttttTATTTAGATACACCAAACTCAAACCATGACAGCTGGGTCAAATTGACTAGAGCTGCTTACGCAAAAAAGAAGTTGCTAAGTACAACACAATAATGCTTATCAGAATATGATATCAGCTTAAATACCATCTTACGTGTACAACATGTGACGACTAGTATCCTGCATGCTgatctttgcttagcagaaaattgctaagcataaacccttgcttaagcagctctatgaatttgggtcCTGTAGTGAAGTCAGAACACAAGGTGACAATAATTTACTGGTTCCGTATATTTATTCTTGACAGGAGGTATTCAGCGGCAGGATACCATTGACTCTTTGGATAACTTCTCAGATGATGGGGTTGACTATGGGAACCATTACCCCAACTTCAGCGACCTCTCATTCTCAATTGACATGGACGATGAACATGCCTTGGAGTACGGCATTACGTCATCAATGGACCGTGATATGCGAAGCTTCGACCGGGATCAAGAATCATTAGATTTTGATAACGAGGCTTATATTCTCGAGGAAGATGGCGGAAAGAGTAAGAGCAAATCCATGTCCTCGAAAGAGAGGCGAGCTCAGTGGCTCGCTCATAAGGGACCAAGAAGGAATCAATCACAGGGAAGTGTGGATAACATGTCATCTAGGGATAGTTTCAGCGATCAGTTCCTGTCTGTTGACAGAGCGGATAGCCTCCGGAACCATCACCGAAAACTGCAACGGAATGCACGACCACGTGATCATGTTTCCGGAAGGAAAGGCAAGCCGAGTGACGACCCGAACGAGCAGACCGTTCATACGGTCATGGTTGATATTGAAAACGGTGGGTTAAAAAGTTCCGGGTACAAAACAGACTCCGATAAAACTGAACGGAGCAAACCTAAGCATGGATTAAGTGGCAATGAGGAGCAGGACCATCACATCCGGAACGGCACCCTTGTCACTTCTCAGAGCTGTGACGCAACTATGTCGTCACACGATCAACGTACGAAGAAAAAACGGAGGAGTTCGGTTCCCTTAGAAAAGGAAGGCAGCGCGTACAGTGTGCAGATATCACCGGTCAAAGGTCAAAGCACTACGGAGGGTCAAGGTGCGAAGTCAAGTCGGTTTGATTTACGGGATATGTCTGGTAAGCAAGGATCTGGAGACTTGTACGATATTCCGGAAGAGGATTCTGAGGAAATACATGACGCCGGCTCAACGCACACACCAATCCATAAGTATCTTTACAACAGTATTATGAGTGACCAAAACGAGGAAGAGTTCATTCCGGACAAGCCTTTTGCACAAAACTACGCTTCGCCAAGTATTACAACGAAAcaaggaaagaaacaaaagagaaaatcaaaagacAAGAAACGATCTAAGAGGAGCCCTGTGAAACACTTAGACAGCGATGCAGACGGAAGCGCCCTCTCGCAGGAAGA
This region of Asterias rubens chromosome 18, eAstRub1.3, whole genome shotgun sequence genomic DNA includes:
- the LOC117302503 gene encoding uncharacterized protein LOC117302503 isoform X2, which gives rise to MVALTRDEPQKDWMPASIMWCAISVTLLNPILLCLICQRYRKSYTKLGMCLAEACGCSDSSVTDTTVGGIQRQDTIDSLDNFSDDGVDYGNHYPNFSDLSFSIDMDDEHALEYGITSSMDRDMRSFDRDQESLDFDNEAYILEEDGGKSKSKSMSSKERRAQWLAHKGPRRNQSQGSVDNMSSRDSFSDQFLSVDRADSLRNHHRKLQRNARPRDHVSGRKGKPSDDPNEQTVHTVMVDIENGGLKSSGYKTDSDKTERSKPKHGLSGNEEQDHHIRNGTLVTSQSCDATMSSHDQRTKKKRRSSVPLEKEGSAYSVQISPVKGQSTTEGQGAKSSRFDLRDMSGKQGSGDLYDIPEEDSEEIHDAGSTHTPIHKYLYNSIMSDQNEEEFIPDKPFAQNYASPSITTKQGKKQKRKSKDKKRSKRSPVKHLDSDADGSALSQEDQWLKNEILKEESSGFSAFNSIMSDTDTEDGAMSEHSEYITSRESSIVSKIDAFPSIDASIEYDMDMIVIEQVNARPAPQASLDGKDCPEMPDSVPDPKTPVVESPDELPKALEPHENGVEIKVSQDPQHNESVQIGDKSDLSETRDFVCDFACSDDSDAKSRENSRDQTDDNSSMEMTDMAKVKEALSNKVNGGGDSWVSQARRPRANSAGAGRTSAKDMRERYKRSRSERIMMEPVASDSSQEVLYL